From Ipomoea triloba cultivar NCNSP0323 chromosome 5, ASM357664v1, the proteins below share one genomic window:
- the LOC116020570 gene encoding uncharacterized protein LOC116020570 yields MTSFALINKHFVVDPLGFAGGLALFWRTSNFDFSIIRHTSQAIHGIVRGLGTTTTRVSFAYVRPNVLAKEMFWSDCRNYANNNGGPWIMMGDFNDIIDDTEQWGSSAVNLSRCATFVDGFNVCGLLDMGTMGVRYSWFRQEGGRMVLRKKLDHVLWNFDAQTTFPEAKAAILC; encoded by the coding sequence atgacatcttttgcacttatcaataaACATTTTGTGGTAGATCCTCTGGGCTTTGCTGGGGGGCTTGCTCTTTTCTGGAGAACTAGCAACTTTGATTTTTCAATTATTAGGCACACTTCTCAAGCTATTCATGGAATCGTGAGAGGGTTAGGGACGACAACCACTAGAGTTTCATTTGCCTACGTGAGACCTAATGTTCTGGCTAAGGAGATGTTCTGGAGTGATTGCAGAAATTACGCCAATAATAACGGGGGTCCCTGGATTATGATGGGGGACTTTAATGATATCATTGATGATACCGAACAATGGGGTAGTTCTGCAGTTAACCTGAGTCGGTGTGCGACTTTTGTGGATGGGTTTAATGTTTGTGGGCTTCTGGACATGGGTACCATGGGGGTTAGATACTCCTGGTTTAGACAAGAAGGTGGACGTATGGTGCTTCGTAAAAAGTTAGATCATGTGTTATGGAACTTTGACGCCCAAACTACCTTCCCGGAGGCTAAAGCAGCTATtctctgttag
- the LOC116019230 gene encoding uncharacterized protein At4g15545 translates to MSQSSIESSRTVATGADFLLSDEVLSVIPTDPYEQLDLARKITSMAIASRVTKLESEVGRLREMLHHKDRAIVELEDKVSNLEQAYQETELRLKITREDNMKLLKEKNSLTLTAKKLGRDLEKLETFKRQLMQSLNDDNSTQSETVDIGTYDQSVAKPYHAKDEAVNCYITQHPYNGSKESIGVTDDASKQAIQRFSVTPYITPRLTPTGTPKVASASVSPRRYSAAGSPHRTSGTTSPTKFQYEGRGSMSSFFPSSQQSSAANSPPRVRPPMSAQTPRIDGKEFFRHARSRLSYEQFSAFLANVKEFNSHRQSREDTLRKAEEIFGKDNKDLYLLFQGLLNRSAR, encoded by the exons ATGTCTCAGAGCAGCATCGAAAGTAGTCGAACTGTGGCCACTGGCGCTGACTTCCTTTTGTCGGACGAGGTGTTATCGGTTATTCCGACGGACCCCTATGAGCAGTTGGATCTGGCCCGGAAGATCACTTCAATGGCGATCGCGTCCCGCGTGACCAAGCTCGAGTCCGAGGTGGGCCGGCTTCGCGAAATGCTTCATCACAAAGACCGTGCTATTGTTGAGCTCGAGGACAAGGTGTCCAACCTCGAGCAAGCCTATCAGGAAACCGAATTGCGATTGAAAATCACTCGCGAAGACAAT ATGAAGCTTTTGAAGGAGAAAAATTCACTCACTTTGACGGCAAAGAAGCTTGGTCGTGATTTAGAAAAG CTGGAGACGTTCAAGAGGCAATTGATGCAATCTCTGAATGATGACAATTCAACT CAATCTGAAACTGTTGATATTGGCACTTATGATCAATCAGTTGCAAAACCATATCATGCAAAAG ATGAAGCTGTTAATTGCTACATCACACAACATCCCTATAATGGGTCTAAAGAGAGCATAGGGGTCACTGATGATG CCTCAAAACAAGCTATTCAAAGGTTTTCTGTGACTCCTTACATAACTCCTAGACTAACTCCAACTGGAACTCCAAAAGTAGCATCTGCTAGTGTGTCCCCTAGACGGTATTCTGCTGCAGGATCTCCTCATAGAACCTCAGGTACCACTTCACCCACCAAATTTCAATATGAAGGACGGGGTTCAATGTCATCGTTTTTTCCATCAAGCCAGCAATCTTCAGCGGCAAACTCTCCTCCAAGGGTACGCCCTCCTATGTCAG CTCAAACTCCGCGAATTGATGGGAAGGAATTCTTTCGTCATGCCAG GAGTCGTCTATCCTATGAGCAGTTCAGTGCATTTTTGGCAAATGTAAAGGAATTTAATTCACATAGGCAATCTCGTGAG GACACTCTGAGAAAAGCAGAAGAGATTTTTGGCAAGGATAATAAGGATCTCTATCTATTGTTCCAAGGTTTACTTAACCGCAGTGCACGATAG
- the LOC116019140 gene encoding alkane hydroxylase MAH1-like: MMMAILICSIAAAFIIMVGGLICYMVLKLSMSSDKVLPRNWAVVGMMPALLKNAHRVHEFATDVLKHSGGTFEFKGPAAFPNLNMLVTSDPANIHHVLSKNFSNYPKGPQFRKIFDILGDGVFNVDSQLWEFHRKTTLSFFNHAQFYTLLEKNVWHKVDKGLLPVLDWFAEQGVEFDLQDVFQRFTFDTISMLLLHHDPQSLCLGLPYLPCEKAFKHAVEHQXLYRHIFPESFWKLQNWVGIGKEKKLIQACRTFDVFIYSAIKRLELKINNNDDSSELSLFTAYVQAYKQQEQVLTGSSLNKFMRDTLLSLMFAGRDTTSTTLTWLFYLLAQNPLVQANVRDEIENKLNLKQEIFKVEECGKLVYLHAALCESLRLFPPVAIQHKVSAGMDVLPSGHLVNPNTRIILLFYSTGRMDSIWGEDCMEFKPERWISGKGRIKHEPSYKFPAFNAGPRTCLGKEMSFVQMKMIAAIILHHYEFQVVDSHSVSPSDSIIIQAKHGLKVKFTKRNM; encoded by the exons ATGATGATGGCAATCTTGATCTGCAGCATAGCGGCTGCATTCATTATTATGGTGGGGGGTTTGATTTGTTATATGGTGCTGAAATTGAGCATGTCCTCCGATAAGGTGCTCCCTAGGAACTGGGCAGTGGTGGGAATGATGCCGGCGCTTCTTAAGAATGCTCACCGAGTCCACGAATTCGCGACTGATGTTCTGAAACACAGCGGAGGGACATTTGAGTTTAAAGGTCCAGCTGCCTTTCCTAACTTGAACATGCTGGTTACCAGCGACCCAGCTAACATCCACCATGTCCTCAGCAAAAACTTCTCCAACTACCCAAAAGGACCACAAtttcgaaaaatatttgatattttgggAGACGGGGTTTTCAACGTAGATTCCCAGTTGTGGGAGTTTCACCGTAAAACTACCCTCTCCTTCTTCAATCATGCCCAATTCTACACCTTGTTAGAGAAAAATGTGTGGCACAAG GTAGACAAAGGTTTGTTGCCAGTTCTTGATTGGTTCGCGGAACAGGGAGTCGAGTTTGATTTGCAAGACGTTTTTCAGCGCTTCACCTTTGACACCATCTCTATGCTCCTCCTACACCATGACCCTCAAAGTCTGTGCCTTGGCTTGCCATATCTTCCCTGCGAGAAGGCCTTCAAGCAT GCAGT TGAACACCAANTTCTTTACAGGCATATATTTCCAGAAAGCTTCTGGAAGTTACAAAATTGGGTGGGGATTGGCAAAGAGAAGAAGCTTATTCAGGCATGCCGCACTTTCGATGTATTCATATACTCCGCCATCAAACGCCTAGAGCTGAAGATTAATAACAATGACGACTCCTCGGAGTTGAGCTTGTTCACCGCTTACGTACAAGCATACAAGCAGCAGGAACAAGTGCTCACTGGTTCATCACTGAATAAGTTTATGAGGGACACTTTGTTGAGTTTAATGTTTGCAGGGAGAGATACAACCAGCACAACTCTCACTTGGCTTTTCTACCTGCTTGCCCAAAACCCATTGGTTCAGGCAAACGTCCGAGACGAGATTGAAAACAAATTgaatctaaaacaagagattTTCAAGGTGGAAGAATGCGGCAAGTTAGTGTATTTACACGCTGCTCTTTGTGAGTCCCTCAGACTATTCCCGCCGGTGGCCATTCAGCACAAGGTGTCGGCTGGGATGGACGTCCTCCCTAGTGGACATCTCGTCAACCCCAACACCAGAATCATACTCTTATTTTATTCAACAGGAAGGATGGATTCAATATGGGGTGAAGATTGCATGGAGTTCAAGCCTGAAAGGTGGATTTCAGGCAAAGGAAGAATCAAGCATGAGCCGTCTTACAAGTTTCCGGCATTCAATGCGGGACCCAGGACTTGTTTAGGTAAAGAAATGTCTTTCGTTCAGATGAAAATGATTGCCGCAATTATCCTGCATCATTATGAGTTTCAAGTAGTGGATTCCCATTCAGTTTCTCCCAGTGATTCAATCATCATTCAAGCTAAGCATGGCTTGAAAGTCAAATTTACCAAACGTAATATGTAA